A stretch of the Bacteroidia bacterium genome encodes the following:
- a CDS encoding SBBP repeat-containing protein, translating into MHHILTCLFALVSVTTISAQSWVWSNRLGGNGYDEGTSVAVDAAGNSYITGFFQDTATFGSFQLISGGDNDVFIAKYDPSGNCLWAKKGSGQFADAAYAICVDNAGNAYIAGSYNAASMTFGSFNIAAAAWNDIFVVKYNSSGVEQWAVKLGGSQNDYAYGIVSDGANNVFITGFFQSSVTFGPNNLTSSGWGDIFVAKLDASNGACLWGAKGGSSGNDQGMALCIGGSNLYVTGFFRNSCTFPPLAAMSSTGGDDVFVGMIDQATGTWQWVKKGGGSNNDNGLGVTADGAGNCYVTGFYDGSATFGTSSFTSAGGHDVFLMKYDNTGNVVFGKSHGGWGNDHGLGIVRDAIGNLLLAGSFDGTTTFDANVVATTGITDIFVAKCDPANGTAAWLATAGAEDEDQGLGIGIDASNNVYVTGYFRSSCSFGSNTLNSNVFDEGFIAKLTYPLGTEEYGAGSLTLFPVPAKDQIEIRLRDLYGNYTVSLMNAAGELIRVFEMNHTGLIQLEDLNGGVYFINVRDMDGMPLGNAKFVKLN; encoded by the coding sequence ATGCACCACATTCTTACCTGCCTGTTCGCTCTTGTTTCTGTAACAACAATTTCAGCCCAGTCATGGGTTTGGTCAAACCGTCTGGGCGGTAACGGCTACGATGAGGGAACATCTGTTGCTGTGGATGCGGCCGGAAACAGTTACATCACAGGCTTTTTTCAGGACACCGCTACGTTCGGTAGTTTTCAACTTATTTCCGGAGGTGATAATGACGTATTTATTGCCAAATATGATCCCTCCGGGAACTGCCTCTGGGCAAAAAAAGGTAGCGGACAATTCGCCGATGCGGCCTATGCCATTTGTGTGGATAATGCCGGAAATGCCTACATCGCCGGTTCCTACAACGCGGCTTCCATGACTTTCGGCTCTTTCAATATTGCAGCTGCAGCCTGGAACGATATTTTTGTTGTCAAATACAACAGCAGCGGAGTGGAGCAGTGGGCCGTTAAACTGGGTGGATCACAGAATGATTACGCTTACGGCATTGTTTCCGATGGTGCTAATAACGTTTTTATTACCGGCTTCTTCCAGTCGTCCGTGACCTTTGGACCCAACAATCTCACCAGCTCCGGATGGGGCGATATCTTTGTAGCAAAACTGGATGCCTCCAATGGCGCTTGTCTTTGGGGCGCCAAGGGTGGAAGTTCCGGTAACGATCAGGGCATGGCACTGTGTATCGGAGGTTCCAATCTGTACGTTACCGGCTTTTTTCGCAACAGTTGTACATTTCCGCCCCTCGCGGCCATGTCTTCAACCGGGGGCGATGATGTTTTTGTGGGAATGATTGATCAGGCCACCGGAACCTGGCAGTGGGTGAAAAAGGGCGGCGGCAGCAACAATGACAACGGATTGGGTGTAACCGCCGATGGAGCAGGAAACTGTTACGTAACCGGTTTCTACGACGGCAGCGCTACGTTCGGCACCTCCTCTTTTACAAGTGCCGGAGGTCATGATGTGTTCCTTATGAAGTACGATAATACGGGGAATGTTGTTTTCGGCAAAAGTCACGGCGGCTGGGGAAATGATCATGGCCTGGGTATCGTGCGGGATGCCATCGGAAATCTTCTTCTTGCAGGATCATTCGACGGCACCACCACCTTTGATGCCAATGTGGTTGCTACAACCGGTATCACAGATATTTTTGTTGCCAAATGCGATCCTGCCAACGGCACGGCCGCATGGCTGGCTACTGCCGGCGCCGAGGACGAGGATCAGGGATTGGGAATTGGCATTGATGCGAGCAACAATGTGTATGTTACCGGTTATTTCCGTTCCTCTTGCAGCTTTGGATCCAACACACTCAACTCAAATGTTTTTGATGAAGGTTTTATCGCCAAACTAACCTATCCGCTTGGAACGGAAGAGTACGGTGCCGGTTCTCTTACCCTTTTTCCTGTACCTGCAAAAGATCAAATAGAGATCCGCCTGAGAGATCTGTACGGGAATTATACAGTAAGCCTGATGAATGCAGCGGGAGAGCTGATCAGAGTTTTTGAGATGAATCATACCGGATTAATCCAACTGGAGGATCTGAACGGAGGAGTATATTTTATAAATGTGCGGGATATGGACGGAATGCCGTTAGGGAATGCCAAATTTGTGAAGTTGAACTGA